The Pyxidicoccus sp. MSG2 DNA segment CACGCTCGACGAGGCGCTGATGGTGTGCCTCTGGTCCCGCATCGCCATGCGCGTGCTCTACCCGCTGGGCGCCTTCGAGGCCCACGGCGCGGAAGGCCTCTACGAAGCCGCCGTGAGCATCCCCTGGGAGGAGCACCTCAACCCGGACACCACCTTCGCGGTGGATGCCACGCTGAAGGACAGCGAGCACAGCCACTCGGGCTTCGTGGCCCTCAAGGTGAAGGACGCGATTGTCGACCGCATCCGAAACGCGGTGGGCGCCCGGCCCGACGTGAATACGAGAGACCCGGACGTGCGCGTGGTGGCGCACCTGGCGCGCGAGACGCTGTCGCTCTCGCTGGACTTGTGCGGCGAGCCCCTGCACCGGCGCGGCTACCGCGTGCGCCCCACCCCGGCGCCGCTCAAGGAGACGCTGGCCGCGGCCCTGCTGCGCGCCGCGAGCTACACGGGTGAGGAGGCGCTGGTGGACCCGATGTGCGGCTCCGGCACGCTCCTCATCGAGGCGGGACTCATCGCGCGCAAGCGCGCGCCGGGCCTCAACCGCGACTTCGCGGTGGAGCGCTGGCCGGAGCTGGGCACACGGGCGCGCGAGCTGCTCGCGGACCTGCGCGCGGACGCGCGGCGCAACGAGCGCAAGGTGACGGTGCCGCTCCTGGGCTTCGACAAGGACCCGGAGGCGCTGGATGCCGCCATCCGCAACGTGCGCGCGGCGAAGCTGTCGGAGGAAATCCAGCTCGCCGAGGGCGACGCGACGAAGCTCCCGCCGCTGCCCGCCACGGGCGGCCTGCTCATCACCAACCCGCCCTATGGAGACCGGCTGGGCTCGGGCGGGCAGAAGGGCATGAAGAGCTTCTATTACAAGCTCGGCGAGTCGCTCCGGGTGCCGGGCTGGCGCATCTGGGTGCTCTCCGGCAACCCGGCCTTCGAGAGCGCCTTCCACGCGCGTCCGTCCATGAAGCGGGACATGTGGAACGGCCCCATCGCCTGCACGCTGCTGGGCTACCGGCCGTCGGGAGGCCCCGGCTCAGAAGCGCCGCTCGGTGCGCCGCACGAGCCGGTC contains these protein-coding regions:
- a CDS encoding THUMP domain-containing class I SAM-dependent RNA methyltransferase, with product MAERIALYATAARGTEDLLADELKELGARRIRQDRGGVRFMATLDEALMVCLWSRIAMRVLYPLGAFEAHGAEGLYEAAVSIPWEEHLNPDTTFAVDATLKDSEHSHSGFVALKVKDAIVDRIRNAVGARPDVNTRDPDVRVVAHLARETLSLSLDLCGEPLHRRGYRVRPTPAPLKETLAAALLRAASYTGEEALVDPMCGSGTLLIEAGLIARKRAPGLNRDFAVERWPELGTRARELLADLRADARRNERKVTVPLLGFDKDPEALDAAIRNVRAAKLSEEIQLAEGDATKLPPLPATGGLLITNPPYGDRLGSGGQKGMKSFYYKLGESLRVPGWRIWVLSGNPAFESAFHARPSMKRDMWNGPIACTLLGYRPSGGPGSEAPLGAPHEPVDVAPVRPQHEEEENG